A window of Mucilaginibacter sp. PAMC 26640 contains these coding sequences:
- a CDS encoding ABC transporter permease, with protein MIYSLGKYILLLRLSFKRPEKFSVYWAEVMREMVSVGIGSLGIIAIISVFIGAATTIQVAFQLSSPLVPLSIAGKIARDSTILEFSPTISALVLAGRVGSSIASQIGTMRVTEQIDALEIMGVNAPGYLIAPKIIACITMVPLLVIVSIALGMTGGYIACLFGGEVTPADYIMGLRDGFDPLTIRVALVKAFAFGFIIASICAYQGFYTSGGALEVGQSATKGVVYSCVMILFADLVVTRLML; from the coding sequence ATGATTTACAGTTTAGGAAAATATATACTCTTACTGCGCCTGAGTTTTAAACGGCCAGAAAAGTTCAGCGTTTACTGGGCAGAAGTAATGCGCGAGATGGTATCCGTTGGGATAGGTTCGCTTGGTATCATAGCCATTATCTCCGTATTTATTGGAGCGGCTACTACTATACAGGTGGCATTCCAGTTATCAAGCCCACTGGTACCGCTGAGTATTGCCGGTAAAATTGCGCGCGACTCTACCATCCTGGAATTTAGCCCTACCATTTCGGCACTGGTTCTGGCCGGCCGTGTAGGATCCAGCATTGCATCGCAGATTGGCACCATGCGGGTTACCGAGCAGATAGATGCCCTGGAGATTATGGGCGTAAATGCACCCGGCTATCTGATTGCACCCAAAATCATCGCTTGTATCACAATGGTACCATTGCTGGTTATCGTATCCATAGCACTGGGTATGACAGGTGGCTACATAGCTTGTTTATTTGGCGGTGAAGTAACACCTGCGGATTACATTATGGGTTTACGCGATGGTTTCGATCCGCTTACTATTCGGGTTGCGTTGGTAAAAGCTTTCGCATTTGGTTTTATCATTGCGTCCATATGTGCCTACCAGGGTTTTTACACCTCCGGTGGAGCACTTGAAGTTGGCCAGTCGGCAACTAAAGGTGTTGTGTACAGCTGTGTGATGATCTTGTTTGCAGACCTTGTAGTTACCCGTTTGATGCTATGA
- a CDS encoding peptidase C69, whose protein sequence is MAILTEDECKAILKKALSYSKADECEVSINGSDSANIRYARNSVSTAGALSSSSMAISSAFGKKLGIVTLNEYTDDAIKSAVKRSEELAQLAPENPEYMPFLGPQTYAPASKTFVPETAAVTPAQRTTMVAQSLDVAKENKLTAAGFLQNSTGFSAMMNSKGLFAYNTATDISFSVTLRTADSQGSGYATKDYNDVTKLDTLAFTKIAAKKASGSANAKALEPGKYTVILEPAAGIVLLEQLYGSLDARSADEGRSFLSKPGGKTKLGEKLVDERINIYSDPANPELPTSSWSGDGQPQQKITWIEKGVVKNLNYSRFWAQKKGVKPVPYPNGIIMDGGTQTLEELIKGTEKGILVTRLWYIRPVDPQTLLYTGLTRDGTFYIENGQIKFPVKNFRFNESPVIMLNNLDALGKTERTVSGESGQSALIPPMRIKEFTFSSLSDAI, encoded by the coding sequence ATGGCTATTTTAACTGAAGATGAATGCAAGGCGATCTTAAAAAAGGCGCTCAGCTATTCCAAAGCCGATGAGTGTGAAGTAAGCATTAATGGTTCCGATTCGGCAAACATCCGTTACGCCCGCAATTCGGTATCTACAGCCGGGGCCTTAAGCTCAAGCAGCATGGCCATATCATCTGCCTTTGGCAAAAAATTAGGCATTGTTACCTTGAACGAATATACTGATGATGCCATAAAAAGCGCCGTAAAACGCTCGGAAGAACTGGCGCAATTGGCCCCGGAGAACCCCGAATACATGCCATTTTTGGGGCCGCAAACTTATGCACCCGCCTCCAAAACCTTTGTACCCGAAACTGCAGCTGTTACACCGGCGCAACGCACTACCATGGTAGCCCAAAGTTTAGATGTAGCTAAAGAAAACAAACTAACTGCCGCAGGCTTCCTGCAAAACAGCACCGGGTTTTCGGCCATGATGAATTCAAAAGGTTTGTTCGCGTACAATACCGCTACAGACATCAGTTTTTCGGTAACGCTACGTACCGCAGATAGCCAGGGATCGGGGTATGCTACGAAGGATTACAATGACGTAACCAAGCTGGATACCCTGGCCTTTACCAAAATAGCTGCCAAAAAAGCAAGTGGTTCTGCAAATGCCAAAGCATTGGAACCTGGAAAATACACCGTAATATTAGAACCTGCCGCAGGTATTGTGTTGCTGGAGCAACTGTACGGCAGCCTGGATGCCCGCAGTGCCGATGAAGGCCGCAGCTTTTTGAGCAAACCCGGCGGCAAAACCAAGCTGGGCGAAAAACTGGTTGATGAGCGCATCAATATCTACTCCGACCCGGCCAACCCTGAGCTGCCTACCAGCAGCTGGAGCGGCGACGGACAGCCGCAGCAAAAAATCACTTGGATAGAAAAAGGCGTGGTTAAAAATTTAAACTACTCCCGCTTTTGGGCCCAGAAAAAAGGTGTTAAGCCTGTTCCCTATCCCAACGGTATTATTATGGACGGAGGCACCCAGACACTGGAAGAACTGATCAAAGGAACCGAAAAAGGCATACTGGTTACCCGCCTGTGGTATATCCGCCCGGTGGATCCGCAAACTTTGCTTTATACCGGCCTTACCCGCGATGGTACTTTTTATATTGAGAACGGACAGATCAAATTCCCGGTAAAAAATTTCCGCTTTAACGAGAGCCCGGTGATTATGCTGAACAACCTGGATGCGCTGGGTAAAACTGAGCGTACCGTAAGCGGCGAAAGCGGCCAGAGCGCCCTGATCCCGCCTATGCGGATCAAGGAGTTTACGTTCAGCTCATTATCAGATGCGATCTAA
- a CDS encoding oxidoreductase — translation MIQLLTPTHWKDYELIDCGDFEKLERFGNIVLIRPEPQAVWSKTLTADQWQKIHHIKFKGRSATAGDWVKKDPKTPDRWHIEYKNNDVKINFRLALTSFKHLGIFPEQAVNWDYISDNIKKFSTPTPKVLNLFAYTGGASLIAKAAGADTTHVDSIKQVVTWANENQELSGIKDIRWMVEDALKFVKREVKRGKTYNGIILDPPAYGNGPNGEKWKLEDNINEMMNDVIQLLDPDEHFLILNTYSLGFSSVIIENLIKKAFPKVENLEIGELYLQATAGPKLPLGVFGKFYKNKS, via the coding sequence ATGATCCAACTCCTTACCCCAACCCACTGGAAAGATTACGAGCTGATTGATTGCGGCGACTTTGAAAAACTGGAAAGGTTTGGCAATATCGTACTCATCCGACCCGAGCCGCAGGCTGTTTGGAGCAAAACGCTGACTGCAGACCAGTGGCAAAAAATCCACCATATCAAATTTAAAGGCCGTTCTGCCACCGCGGGCGATTGGGTAAAAAAGGATCCTAAAACCCCCGATCGCTGGCATATCGAATACAAGAATAATGATGTCAAGATCAATTTCAGATTGGCACTAACTTCATTTAAGCATTTGGGCATCTTTCCTGAGCAAGCCGTTAACTGGGATTATATTTCTGATAATATTAAAAAGTTCAGTACCCCCACCCCAAAGGTGCTCAATCTTTTTGCTTATACCGGCGGTGCATCGTTAATTGCCAAAGCAGCTGGTGCAGATACCACCCACGTTGATTCGATAAAACAAGTGGTTACCTGGGCCAATGAGAACCAGGAGCTCTCGGGCATTAAAGATATTCGCTGGATGGTAGAGGATGCGCTTAAGTTTGTAAAGCGCGAGGTAAAGCGTGGCAAAACTTATAACGGTATTATTCTTGATCCTCCCGCATACGGCAACGGCCCCAACGGCGAAAAATGGAAACTGGAAGATAACATCAATGAGATGATGAATGATGTGATCCAGCTGCTGGATCCTGATGAGCATTTCCTGATTCTTAATACTTACTCTTTAGGTTTCTCTTCTGTGATCATCGAAAATCTGATCAAAAAAGCTTTCCCTAAAGTGGAGAATTTAGAGATAGGTGAGCTATATCTCCAGGCTACCGCAGGGCCCAAATTACCGCTTGGCGTGTTTGGTAAATTTTATAAAAATAAGTCCTGA
- a CDS encoding ABC transporter ATP-binding protein: MIKIEDIYKTFGDNDVLKGISATFQTGKNNLIIGGSGSGKTTLLKCIVGLHEPTKGDVFFEEENFTDMDFTARVPIRTQIGMLFQNSALFDSMTVEENIMFPLNLFTKQSISEKRDRANFCLDRVNLKDKNKLYPAELSGGMKKRVGIARAIAMEPKYLFVDEPNSGLDPKTSIVIDDLINELTEEYQMTTVIVTHDMNSVMGIGDNIIFLHQGQKWWEGSNKDIAHTDNKELNDFVFASKFMQAAKDKL; encoded by the coding sequence ATGATAAAAATAGAAGACATTTACAAAACATTCGGCGATAACGACGTACTGAAGGGTATCAGCGCTACTTTCCAAACTGGTAAAAATAACCTGATCATTGGCGGTTCCGGATCCGGAAAAACAACCCTGCTCAAGTGTATTGTTGGCTTACACGAGCCTACTAAAGGGGATGTTTTTTTTGAAGAAGAAAACTTTACCGATATGGATTTTACCGCCCGCGTGCCCATCCGTACGCAAATAGGAATGCTGTTTCAAAATTCCGCATTATTTGATTCCATGACGGTGGAGGAAAATATCATGTTTCCGCTTAATCTGTTCACCAAACAATCTATCTCCGAAAAACGCGACCGGGCCAATTTTTGCCTGGACAGGGTAAATCTGAAAGATAAAAATAAGCTGTACCCGGCAGAGCTATCCGGCGGAATGAAGAAGCGTGTTGGCATTGCACGAGCTATTGCTATGGAGCCAAAGTATCTGTTTGTGGATGAGCCTAATTCAGGCCTCGATCCAAAAACATCTATTGTAATTGACGACCTGATCAATGAACTAACAGAAGAATACCAGATGACCACCGTTATCGTTACGCACGATATGAACTCAGTTATGGGCATCGGGGATAATATCATCTTCTTGCATCAGGGCCAAAAATGGTGGGAAGGCAGTAATAAGGACATAGCCCATACCGATAATAAAGAGTTGAACGATTTTGTATTCGCCAGCAAGTTTATGCAGGCAGCAAAGGATAAGCTGTAA
- a CDS encoding short-chain dehydrogenase — translation MKNALITAATKGMGRAITIAFAKQGINVAICSRNAQELLHFKAELLQIAPQISVFTMAADCSKRAELINFAEFTEKNMGFVDIIVNNVGMYKHAFILDDTDDSFQKQIDTNLMPAYELYRFFGKRMVSVGKGHIFNICSIAAINPVVEAGVYSVTKYALLGLNKVMKLEMQPHGVKVTAIIPGSTLTDSWAGMEVDKNRMVLPEDIAAALIEIYNMSTGANVDEMIITPKFGQI, via the coding sequence ATGAAAAACGCTTTAATAACTGCGGCTACAAAAGGCATGGGCCGGGCCATAACTATTGCTTTCGCTAAACAAGGAATAAACGTGGCAATTTGTTCTCGCAATGCGCAAGAATTATTGCATTTTAAAGCAGAACTTTTACAGATAGCCCCTCAAATTAGTGTGTTTACCATGGCTGCAGACTGCAGCAAGCGGGCCGAGCTTATAAATTTTGCCGAATTCACCGAGAAAAACATGGGCTTCGTCGACATTATTGTGAATAATGTAGGGATGTACAAGCACGCTTTTATACTTGATGATACTGACGATTCTTTCCAAAAACAGATAGATACCAACCTGATGCCTGCCTATGAACTATACCGTTTCTTCGGTAAACGCATGGTTTCTGTCGGTAAAGGGCATATCTTCAATATATGCTCCATTGCAGCTATAAACCCGGTGGTAGAGGCCGGGGTATACAGCGTAACAAAGTATGCGTTATTAGGTCTTAATAAGGTAATGAAACTCGAAATGCAGCCACACGGAGTGAAAGTAACAGCTATTATCCCGGGCTCAACATTGACAGACTCATGGGCCGGGATGGAAGTTGATAAAAACAGGATGGTACTGCCGGAAGATATAGCCGCAGCCCTGATTGAAATTTACAATATGAGTACTGGCGCTAATGTTGACGAGATGATCATTACACCAAAATTTGGACAGATCTAG
- a CDS encoding oxidoreductase, with amino-acid sequence MTKWGIIGCGRIAHRFMQGINALPDNLLAASWSRRAETVTAFVNEHGGTACAHIDELLASDIDAVYIATLPNSHAEYCIKALNAGKPVLCEKPATLNLPQLDEVLSVAKAKNLLFMEGMKPPFYPLYIKLLEYIKQDPIGPVGYVRAGSSVADVAKDHPNFSYELAGGSLMGIGIYEAFLAVSWLGATQDVQAMGHINETMIDMFSIFQTKHEHGYSQVYCGFDLHGKGDALICGTIGHITIHKNWWNPAKATISYLDGRTVVIDEPFTAGGLNYETAHFIGLLRAGKIESPIVPWEMSRRMIAMIDEARRQVGLKFIGE; translated from the coding sequence ATGACGAAATGGGGAATTATTGGTTGCGGGCGTATTGCGCATCGGTTTATGCAGGGCATAAATGCTTTGCCGGATAATTTGTTGGCAGCATCTTGGTCACGCAGGGCAGAAACGGTGACAGCATTTGTCAATGAGCATGGCGGAACAGCTTGCGCCCATATTGATGAGTTACTGGCCAGCGACATTGATGCGGTTTACATAGCCACCCTGCCCAACAGCCATGCAGAATACTGCATAAAAGCACTTAATGCAGGTAAACCCGTACTATGTGAAAAGCCAGCTACACTGAACCTGCCACAGCTGGATGAAGTGCTTAGTGTTGCTAAAGCAAAGAACCTGTTGTTTATGGAAGGGATGAAGCCACCATTTTACCCGCTTTATATTAAATTACTGGAATACATTAAACAGGATCCAATTGGACCGGTTGGCTATGTCAGAGCCGGATCATCGGTTGCAGATGTAGCTAAAGATCATCCCAACTTTAGTTACGAACTGGCCGGCGGCAGCTTGATGGGTATTGGCATCTATGAGGCTTTTCTTGCCGTAAGCTGGCTGGGGGCTACGCAGGATGTACAAGCAATGGGCCATATAAATGAAACCATGATAGATATGTTCAGCATATTCCAAACTAAACACGAACACGGTTACTCCCAGGTATATTGTGGCTTCGATCTGCACGGTAAAGGCGATGCATTGATCTGTGGTACCATCGGCCATATCACCATCCACAAAAACTGGTGGAACCCGGCCAAAGCTACGATCAGCTATTTAGACGGCCGCACCGTTGTTATTGACGAACCCTTTACCGCCGGCGGATTAAACTATGAAACAGCTCATTTTATTGGTCTGCTGAGAGCAGGAAAAATAGAAAGCCCCATTGTACCATGGGAAATGTCACGACGGATGATCGCCATGATAGATGAGGCAAGAAGGCAAGTGGGCTTGAAGTTTATTGGAGAATAA